One segment of Pyricularia oryzae 70-15 chromosome 3, whole genome shotgun sequence DNA contains the following:
- a CDS encoding ubiquitin C-terminal hydrolase, which produces MSNRHLPAGQAMEGAGSAGVAMSPSHGGPGPSPGPRRGGRPPAYHQSHSAYSATHHQQFQPHVQHPGVYSGYMGHPYANYGYPHTAPMPPPYQNGAQYYVPNMPGQPYMPYPAQYARSPPSMHQYVHTMGTGAIPPQPVPQPQAYQRNQQSPIVVSSPYPNPPPPPRSASHNHAMVVPPQPIHSTPQQAAGQYVPQSVPQTAPRAQSDAAAHTAAPVAPVESEAPPTPSSSSSAQAQAPALPMTPPTPQTVETSVELSASPKAQAQVNLSPPQTTFTPPLPWSTHPDESWPKRANKIKRCHKALDNQVQALSLPAMEESGPGATADRSVGATEGSAAPISKPAEATAAHGAGTSAAGENDPFHAKWEAPVQADPVTHSPSSQDQPSGASTSPTTPASINATPSATSATPTPGKSKGTSRPAAPAVPIIPAVPKGSPKEARLSQTDKVSVEQKVDSAASDADNTASTSTLSAGPSATESPSSGPPPASAPAAPKLWTGLFSKAAAAAVSATPGESTPGQTGTNGTAATNSAAGNTATGTSGFVQSKNNSLAEALRAYRVGNGDKLAFIEPRGLINTGNMCYMNSVLQVLLFCTPFYDFLEQAGKKVTHSFNSETPLIDAMIEFMRDFKIIDSAISVDQLRRRLKSEELEQYGEPFTPEFIYEAIRKLPRFSSMRRGHQQDAEEFLGFFLESLHDECSHVMRAAGQQSITSTAPQSSAQTPTTSAPSVDNDWLEVGPRQRAAITRSSGHSDMSSPVTKIFGGELRSELRVPGLKDSVTLEPYQPLQLDIGAPQVRNIVDALRHLTNPESLRGDFNSPRGKDVSATKQVFIESLPPVLILHLKRFQFDAEGNGTVKIWKKVGYPLELEIPREVLSRAKRTAGSLPKYKLIAAVYHHGKNASGGHYTADVRRQDGTEWIRLDDTVIRRVRSEDVAEGGAEEDVVKGDNASRKDGGGYASAAANRFAGMGEEDVTDDDGWKQVSTPASGGKKWSSLVNGASPTAANKGKQIKDNIKDNKVAYLLFYQRI; this is translated from the exons ATGAGCAATCGTCATCTGCCGGCTGGGCAGGCCATGGAAGGCGCGGGGAGCGCGGGCGTCGCCATGAGCCCTTCACACGGTGGTCCCGGCCCGAGCCCGGGCCCGCGCAGAGGTGGTCGTCCGCCGGCCTATCATCAGTCGCATTCCGCCTATAGCGCCACTCATCACCAGCAATTCCAACCGCACGTCCAACACCCCGGTGTCTACAGCGGCTACATGGGCCATCCTTATGCCAACTATGGCTACCCCCATACTGCTccgatgccgccgccctACCAAAACGGCGCCCAGTACTATGTACCCAACATGCCTGGCCAGCCGTACATGCCTTACCCTGCGCAATACGCTCGTTCGCCTCCAAGCATGCATCAGTACGTTCACACAATGGGAACTGGCGCGATACCGCCCCAGCCTGTACCGCAGCCACAAGCATACCAACGCAACCAACAGTCGCCTATTGTCGTCTCATCTCCGTACCCGaatcctccacctcctcctcgaTCCGCATCCCACAATCATGCCATGGTCGTGCCCCCTCAACCGATACACAGTACTCCTCAGCAAGCTGCTGGGCAATATGTTCCTCAGTCCGTCCCGCAAACCGCTCCTCGGGCGCAGAGCGATGCTGCGGCCCACACGGCCGCTCCTGTTGCTCCTGTTGAATCCGAAGCACCCCCGACACCTTCATCAAGCAGCTCCGCACAGGCACAGGCACCAGCTTTGCCTATGACGCCTCCGACACCACAGACTGTTGAGACTTCGGTTGAGCTGTCTGCGAGCCCGAAGGCCCAGGCTCAAGTCAACCTCTCGCCTCCTCAAACAACCTTTACGCCACCT CTTCCGTGGTCTACCCATCCCGACGAGTCATGGCCAAAGCGAGCCAACAAGATCAAGAGGTGTCACAAAGCGCTGGACAACCAGGTCCAAGCGCTTTCCCTTCCTGCAATGGAGGAATCAGGCCCTGGTGCGACTGCTGATAGATCTGTGGGGGCTACCGAGGGATCTGCGGCGCCCATTTCAAAACCTGCTGAGGCGACAGCTGCTCACGGAGCGGGAACATCGGCTGCTGGCGAAAACGACCCGTTCCATGCTAAATGGGAGGCGCCTGTACAAGCCGACCCAGTCACCCACTCTCCATCTTCACAAGACCAGCCATCCGGTGCATCCACATCCCCTACAACGCCTGCTTCTATCAACGCCACCCCGTCCGCCACATCAGCCACCCCAACTCCTGGAAAATCCAAGGGTACCAGTCGCCCTGCAGCCCCAGCCGTACCCATAATACCAGCTGTACCCAAGGGCTCGCCGAAGGAGGCCAGGCTTTCTCAAACAGACAAAGTATCGGTTGAGCAGAAGGTTGACAGTGCTGCATCGGATGCTGATAACACCGCTTCCACTTCCACTCTGTCTGCTGGGCCAAGCGCTACCGAGTCTCCATCGTCTGGGCCCCCGCCTGCCTCTGCGCCCGCTGCTCCCAAGCTATGGACTGGACTGTTTTCcaaagctgctgctgctgctgtcagCGCTACTCCCGGTGAATCCACTCCCGGGCAGACTGGCACCAATGGGACGGCTGCTACGAACTCTGCTGCTGGGAATACTGCCACGGGTACATCTGGCTTTGTTCAATCCAAAAACAACTCGCTTGCCGAAGCCCTGAGGGCATACCGGGTTGGGAACGGAGACAAGCTAGCATTTATTGAACCGAGAGGCTTGATCAACACCGGAAACATGTGCTACATGAATTCT GTCCTTCAAGTGCTTCTTTTCTGCACGCCTTTCTACGACTTTCTCGAGCAGGCAGGGAAAAAGGTTACTCATAGCTTCAACAGCGAAACTCCTCTTATCGATGCCAT GATTGAGTTCATGCGCGACTTCAAGATCATCGACTCAGCCATTTCAGTTGACCAGCTGCGTCGCAGGCTCAAGAGCGAAGAGCTTGAGCAGTACGGAGAGCCATTTACGCCCGAGTTTATTTATGAGGCTATCAGGAAGCTCCCTCGCTTCTCAAGCATGAGG CGCGGTCATCAACAAGATGCTGAAGAGTTCCTCGGCTTTTTCCTCGAGTCACTTCATGATGAGTGCTCGCACGTGATGCGCGCAGCTGGGCAACAATCAATCACATCCACAGCCCCTCAATCATCCGCTCAAACACCTACGACATCAGCGCCCTCTGTCGACAACGACTGGCTCGAGGTCGGGCCCCGACAGCGGGCTGCCATCACCCGCTCGAGTGGCCACTCAGACATGTCATCACCTGTCACAAAGATCTTTGGAGGAGAACTTAGATCCGAACTGCGGGTTCCTGGCCTCAAAGACTCGGTTACGCTTGAGCCCTACCAACCCTTGCAGCTGGACATTGGCGCTCCCCAAGTGCGAAATATTGTTGACGCTCTGCGTCACCTGACCAATCCCGAGAGCCTTCGTGGTGATTTCAACTCTCCTCGGGGCAAGGATGTTTCGGCCACCAAGCAGGTCTTCATCGAGTCGCTGCCCCCTGTGCTAATCCTCCACCTCAAGCGATTTCAGTTTGACGCCGAGGGCAATGGCACTGTGAAGATCTGGAAGAAGGTCGGCTACCCACTCGAGCTGGAGATTCCCCGTGAGGTCCTCTCCCGCGCCAAGCGCACGGCAGGCAGCTTGCCCAAGTACAAGCTGATTGCGGCGGTCTACCACCATGGCAAGAACGCCAGCGGAGGCCACTACACGGCCGACGTCCGCCGCCAGGACGGGACCGAGTGGATCAGACTGGACGATACCGTTATTCGACGCGTCCGAAGCGAGGATGTCGCCGAGGGCGGTGCAGAGGAGGATGTGGTGAAGGGTGACAACGCGTCTCGCAAGGACGGCGGTGGctatgcctcggctgccgcCAACCGCTTCGCGGGCATGGGCGAGGAGGATGtgaccgacgacgacggatGGAAGCAGGTCAGCACACCGGCGAGCGGAGGCAAGAAGTGGAGCAGCCTTGTCAACGGTGCCTCACCAACGGCCGCAAACAAGGGCAAGCAGATTAAGGACAACATCAAAGACAACAAGGTGGCCTACTTGCTCTTCTACCAGCGCATCTAG
- a CDS encoding H/ACA ribonucleoprotein complex subunit 2, producing the protein MGSDKKKDVAGDEAARLKKEKKEKKRSEKDGVSKSSKKDKKDKKSKERLASAIDEHLQSSSASSAVKAAPVDDAESDEEMDEAKAIVAKGELPKGALVSFALPLADDKIQKKVLKAIKKATKKHALLRGVKEVNKALRKAPTKTATTTEVPGVVIIAGDISPAEVIMHLPVYCEERNVPYLFVSSRAELGAAAKTKRPTSVVMLLAQGRKREADKKKKDVIEEDGEEDDYPKAYKELVSTAQKEFAKQLKGLL; encoded by the exons ATGGGCTcagacaagaagaaggatgtagccggcgacgaggcggccaggctgaagaaggaaaagaaggagaagaagcgcaGCGAGAAGGACGGCGTCTCCAAGTCTTcaaagaaggacaagaaggacaagaagagcAAGGAGCGTCTCGCGAGCGCAATCGacgagcacctgcaatcGTCGTCCGCCAGCTCGGCAGTCAAGGCTGCCCCCGTCGACGATGCCGAATCTGACGAGGAGATggacgaggccaaggctATTGTTGCCAAGGGCGAGCTGCCCAAGGGTGCTCTCGTGTCGTTTGCGCTGCCCCTGGCCGACGACAAGATCCAGAAGAAGGTCCTGAAGGCGATAAAGAAGG CTACCAAGAAGCATGCTCTCCTCCGCGGTGTAAAAGAGGTCAACAAGGCCCTCCGGAAAGCGCCCACCAAAactgccaccaccaccgaagTCCCGGGCGTCGTCATAATTGCTGGAGACATTTCACCTGCCGAGGTCATCATGCACCTGCCCGTCTACTGCGAGGAGCGCAATGTCCCTTACCTGTTTGTTTCCTCACGTGCCGAGCTTGGTGCCGCGGCCAAGACGAAGCGTCCCACGTCGGTGGTGATGCTCCTTGCTCAGGGCAGGAAGCGAGAGGCGgataagaagaagaaggacgtAATTGAGGAGGACGGTGAGGAGGATGACTATCCCAAGGCGTACAAGGAGCTGGTCAGCACGGCACAGAAAGAGTTTGCTAAGCAACTGAAGGGCCTCCTATGA
- a CDS encoding autophagy-like protein 2 encodes MATLFQSFRGSAMPKRLLRYALARLDLLDSDALDLDNLDLAIGRNTVLEFRDVGIKLPKLAKLLGLPPTFTLLKAKVILLRVTIPMDIYSSSLKIEVDRVDVQLKVDSKDDIDGRSRTTIRGPTDVVPNTVDLAQSFLEQQSPKEKEELEAALSAETQDVGGSLVLGEDEDEQDEGSYGTGQALSLPAFLANFLQGIVDRTQIQIRGVTFQLDVSVPLEPNLNAPDVVTVKLALGQIDVEGVTTSLGSDEQDRPKFVHKEGKRLVSLQDITAFLISEANVFSTFERTTSVPPSLSPQSSAASALRSPVSRESTSMPFQEQEVEGRSTQLPSFEDNLGDSEAALNIPYDLSDEDDQEPGNKTAASSMSTPRASILHDHLAHQDESSSFLQGFTPYTAATPGIHLDADQMDEMSPQPAHDLSTHNQISLSNSVLSNSSSGSSGQEPTEDLTESHLYTHEDAESMYMSAFSQHEPTPQSVVPNELYIDPSESSVGVSSPQGTRDEPSSSLGATYGLEDSQASSTIGFQGLKTSPGLDASTISEQSDSSPAPIIPPSSDGNTEAGPESSIQGERHDRKSQSPNECLTPREPTRLAKKVLALDTLSLYLPSSQKSVHVVPLDGQSSPGEPQPLSPSLASSVFPHVPGAFGASTSLPPSPPPISPTSIELDNQEPNDGILEAILSPISIQFDASIGFILAMVVSRLLGAISPSKEEPAQQTAKDNPSATNQATDHQAVKVTLQAVSILFLERLGGVSEAPDSIFGVRTSKFDEDILLQAQLRNVQCLLSSDETVIDAEGFTFGYAGDDNHIISFDRSKEMMASVKDAVPSPGSEVSIKLKKGGPSSKIDIATLPLQICLDLRRLDETFSWFGGLSSFLNMGSSIASINGIGNSQPAKPPARPASRGVKFDTPINPDDRSATSDNKINMRINTVRLDLIGKDCNVILETSAFKLVSRDEGIGIALRKIQVHGPYSNESGPHPPISVTITGSRIEYSMTPKEADLERLLELISPSKLRDTPDDDEIMVDTLLRQRRKGSVLRLKFDNVAADISNIPHLGCLPSLGEDLARLGTVAKYLPEDDRPGLMSLILVRNAHVSVDVGGRFGVISASMAHFDVAHVSVPSLLAVAARSLEVNRNQIEELVGSSLLASHGDEETPVLVIRLIGGTVEPTITVKLRGLNVEYRVPTIIDLLNLGEDATPQDFEAGLAASVAQFGEQAHVAISGTSAITADSRTIGQDRQKLPVVELYFLDCVVGLNPLGMTSKMGIVLSDSCLKVWLEEKGDAKATWHIKQASILLIDDVALLDPEGKQNVKRHVHRPSDPVSAKIWDMDSVLCAQGFVSISQIRAAIIRVKAIQDEDGQRLIDVEVQDNFLVLETCADSTQTLIGLGNALKPPTPPSKENKFKTEIVPIEDMLASISQDAFGKAEGDYNFDDDFGEPEESDWTEDDLDEDLDIMGALGSQDDGQNTRQLLFDATSSSIMSDRTTTQYANDEVIFSGFSENPSHANSPDMSVENAFFASVPASETPQPEWKSAKMREVVPKEATIKKYPLKIKIRDMHLIWNLFDGYDWQRTRETIGKTVEEIQAKAYERRARMDRRMGYHEEDGLEEEAVSDFLFNSIYIGIPSHQDPRELSQNINQELYGINPSDTESVATTAFTTTTSRMGGPSRPKGKRLKLTRSKHHKITFELSGVNAVVRLLEPGSEETQSLIRVHIRDLDVYDHVPTSTWKRFAMYDEDHGPREMGVPMVDLKVRIVRPVLDVTAEEIVMFVNVLPLRLHVDQDALDFITRFFGFKDDTIKTTSSPSDVPFIQRAEIYDIPVKLDFKPKRVDYAGIRSGRTTEFMNFIILDNASMVMRHAIIYGALGFERFGEMLNDVWMPEIKRHQLPGVLAGLAPVRSLVDVGSGFRHLYEIPIREYKRNGRVVRSIGKGAAAFARTTGTELIKLGAKVAIGTQNMLQGAEGLLVETPEHNRYGVAGPSTVQRPGEWEEIDDSEEDIRHQISLYANQPTGVIQGLRHGYRSLSRDISIARQAIIAVPGEVRESSSATGAAKAVLEKAPIFIFRPAIGATKAIGQTLLGATNSLDPQNLRRMDNKYKPDPKS; translated from the exons ATGGCGACTCTCTTCCAGTCCTTCCGGGGCTCGGCCATGCCCAAGCGACTGCTTCGCTACGCCCTTGCACGTCTCGACCTGCTCGACTCGGACGCACTTGACCTGGACAATCTAGATCTCGCCATCGGCCGGAATACCGTGTTGGAATTTCGTGATGTTGGCATCAAGCTTCCA AAACTGGCTAAACTCCTCGGCCTGCCACCTACATTCACCCTACTAAAAGCCAAGGTTATCCTGCTCCGCGTCACGATCCCAATGGACATCTACAGCAGCTCTCTGAAAATCGAGGTAGACCGGGTCGATGTTCAGCTCAAGGTGGATTCCAAGGATGATATCGATGGAAGGTCCCGGACTACAATACGAGGGCCTACGGATGTGGTGCCCAACACCGTTGATTTGGCCCAGTCTTTCTTGGAACAGCAGTCACCGAAAGAGAAGGAGGAGTTGGAAGCAGCCCTTTCCGCAGAGACGCAAGACGTTGGGGGTTCCCTTGTTCtcggcgaggacgaggatgagcaAGACGAGGGTAGCTATGGAACAGGCCAGGCCCTCTCATTGCCTGCCTTCCTTGCCAACTTTCTCCAGGGCATTGTGGATCGCACTCAGATACAGATCCGAGGAGTTACCTTTCAGCTCGATGTCAGTGTTCCTTTGGAACCCAACTTGAATGCCCCGGATGTTGTCACTGTGAAGCTTGCACTCGGTCAGATCGATGTTGAAGGGGTCACCACAAGCCTTGGATCAGATGAACAGGACCGCCCCAAGTTTGTTCATAAAGAGGGAAAGCGTCTTGTATCTCTGCAGGATATCACCGCATTCCTCATCTCCGAAGCGAATGTATTCTCGACTTTTGAGAGGACCACGTCTGTTCCACCTTCACTCAGCCCACAATCTTCAGCTGCGTCGGCCCTGAGAAGTCCGGTATCACGAGAATCTACATCCATGCCTTTCCAGGAGCAAGAAGTCGAGGGGCGGTCGACGCAGCTTCCTAGTTTTGAAGATAATCTGGGGGACAGTGAGGCCGCACTCAACATACCCTATGACCTGAGTGATGAAGATGACCAGGAACCCGGGAACAAGACAGCAGCGTCATCAATGTCTACACCAAGGGCCTCAATCCTCCATGACCACTTGGCACATCAAGACGAATCGTCCTCTTTCCTGCAAGGTTTTACGCCATATACGGCAGCGACACCGGGCATACATCTTGATGCAGATCAGATGGACGAAATGTCACCACAACCTGCACATGATCTATCAACACACAATCAAATATCGCTGTCCAACTCGGTACTCTCAAATTCCAGCAGTGGAAGCTCAGGCCAAGAACCCACCGAAGACCTCACAGAATCACATCTTTACACGCATGAAGACGCAGAAAGCATGTATATGAGCGCCTTTTCCCAACATGAACCCACCCCGCAAAGTGTGGTGCCGAATGAGTTATACATAGATCCAAGTGAGTCAAGCGTAGGGGTATCCTCGCCACAAGGAACCAGAGACGAACCAAGTTCATCGCTGGGCGCAACGTACGGTCTCGAAGACTCCCAAGCTTCCTCAACAATTGGGTTTCAAGGGCTGAAGACGTCGCCGGGGCTGGATGCATCCACCATATCGGAACAAAGTGATTCCAGTCCTGCCCCAATCATTCCTCCTTCGTCGGATGGAAATACCGAGGCAGGGCCAGAGTCGTCAATCCAAGGAGAGCGGCATGATAGGAAATCTCAATCACCGAACGAGTGTCTAACCCCCCGCGAGCCAACCCGGCTTGCCAAGAAGGTGTTGGCCCTCGACACGCTTTCTCTTTACCTGCCCTCGTCACAAAAGAGTGTGCACGTTGTCCCACTCGACGGCCAATCGTCGCCTGGTGAACCTCAACCCCTGAGTCCTAGCCTTGCCAGTTCAGTATTCCCTCATGTCCCCGGTGCGTTCGGTGCGAGTACCTCATTGCCTCCTAGCCCCCCTCCGATAAGTCCTACGTCTATTGAACTGGATAACCAAGAGCCCAATGACGGTATCCTTGAAGCAATCTTATCTCCCATTAGCATCCAGTTTGATGCCTCTATTGGCTTTATTCTGGCGATGGTGGTCTCAAGACTGCTTGGAGCTATCAGTCCTAGCAAGGAGGAACCAGCCCAACAGACAGCGAAGGACAACCCGAGCGCAACGAACCAAGCAACGGATCATCAAGCCGTCAAAGTGACTTTGCAGGCCGTTTCTATACTGTTCTTGGAGCGACTTGGTGGTGTTTCCGAAGCTCCAGACAGCATCTTTGGTGTACGCACTTCAAAATTCGATGAAGATATACTTCTGCAAGCGCAGCTGCGAAATGTTCAGTGTTTGTTGTCATCAGACGAAACGGTGATCGATGCCGAAGGCTTCACGTTTGGATATGCTGGGGACGATAACCACATCATCTCATTTGACAGGAGCAAAGAGATGATGGCCTCCGTCAAAGATGCTGTACCATCACCAGGCTCGGAAGTTTCCATAAAGCTCAAGAAGGGGGGGCCGTCTTCCAAAATTGACATTGCAACGTTGCCACTTCAGATATGCCTCGATCTTCGCCGCCTCGACGAGACTTTTAGCTGGTTTGGCGGTTTGAGTAGCTTCCTTAATATGGGCTCATCCATCGCCTCCATCAATGGCATCGGCAACTCCCAGCCCGCAAAGCCACCAGCACGTCCGGCCTCCCGAGGTGTCAAGTTTGACACTCCCATAAATCCAGACGATCGGTCTGCCACATCTGACAACAAGATCAATATGCGTATCAACACGGTGCGACTGGATTTGATCGGCAAGGATTGCAACGTTATTTTGGAGACCAGTGCATTCAAGCTTGTGAGCCGAGATGAGGGTATCGGCATCGCCCTGCGCAAAATTCAAGTCCATGGACCGTACTCCAACGAAAGTGGCCCACATCCACCCATTTCGGTTACCATCACCGGCTCGCGGATTGAGTATTCGATGACTCCTAAGGAGGCTGACTTGGAGCGTCTTTTGGAGCTAATATCTCCGTCGAAGCTCAGAGACACCCCGGATGATGATGAGATCATGGTTGACACCCTCCTTCGGCAGAGAAGAAAGGGCTCGGTCCTGCGACTTAAGTTCGACAATGTTGCTGCTGACATTTCGAATATTCCACATCTTGGTTGCTTGCCATCACTTGGTGAAGATCTCGCTCGATTAGGGACTGTTGCCAAGTATCTTCCTGAGGACGACCGGCCGGGTCTCATGTCACTGATTCTTGTGCGAAATGCCCACGTTTCTGTTGACGTCGGCGGGAGATTTGGTGTCATTTCGGCTTCAATGGCTCATTTCGATGTGGCCCACGTCAGTGTACCGTCGCTGTTGGCGGTAGCAGCCAGATCTCTCGAGGTTAACCGCAACCAGATAGAAGAGCTGGTAGGGTCTTCTCTTTTGGCATCACATGGCGACGAGGAGACGCCTGTTCTAGTGATACGTCTAATCGGTGGTACTGTCGAGCCTACCATAACAGTAAAGCTCCGCGGGCTCAACGTCGAGTACAGGGTTCCTACGATTATCGACCTCCTGAATCTTGGCGAGGATGCGACACCGCAGGATTTCGAAGCCGGCCTCGCCGCCTCTGTTGCTCAATTTGGAGAACAGGCTCACGTTGCTATCTCGGGTACATCTGCTATAACAGCAGACTCGAGAACTATCGGGCAGGACCGCCAAAAGCTACCTGTTGTTGAACTATATTTTCTTGATTGTGTGGTTGGTCTCAATCCTCTCGGCATGACTTCCAAGATGGGCATTGTCCTCTCAGATAGTTGCCTCAAGGTTTGGCTAGAGGAGAAAGGCGACGCCAAAGCAACCTGGCACATCAAGCAGGCATCAATACTTTTGATCGACGATGTCGCTCTCCTTGACCCTGAAGGCAAGCAAAACGTCAAACGACATGTACATCGACCATCAGATCCCGTCAGCGCCAAGATCTGGGACATGGACTCTGTATTGTGTGCTCAAGGATTCGTTAGCATTAGCCAGATCCGCGCTGCCATCATACGGGTCAAAGCCATACAGGACGAGGATGGACAGCGTCTCATTGACGTGGAGGTTCAAGACAATTTCCTCGTTCTCGAGACATGCGCCGATTCCACTCAAACTCTGATCGGTCTAGGCAACGCCTTGAAACCACCAACACCACCCAGCAAGGAGAACAAGTTCAAAACAGAGATCGTTCCTATTGAGGACATGCTGGCATCCATTTCTCAGGACGCATTCGGGAAAGCCGAAGGCGACTAcaactttgacgatgatTTTGGAGAACCTGAGGAATCCGATTGGACTGAGGATGACCTTGATGAAGACTTGGATATTATGGGTGCCTTGGGGTCGCAAGATGATGGACAGAACACACGACAGCTACTATTCGACGCTACTTCATCTTCGATAATGTCGGATCGCACGACGACGCAATACGCCAATGACGAAGTCATATTCAGCGGTTTCAGCGAGAACCCCAGCCACGCCAACAGTCCCGATATGTCTGTCGAGAATGCCTTCTTTGCATCCGTCCCTGCCAGCGAAACCCCACAGCCCGAATGGAAGTCAGCAAAGATGCGAGAAGTTGTGCCCAAGGAGGCGACAATAAAGAAGTATCCCCTGAAAATAAAGATCAGGGACATGCACCTCATTTGGAACTTGTTCGACGGGTACGACTGGCAGCGGACAAGGGAGACTATCGGCAAGACTGTGGAGGAGATTCAGGCAAAAGCATATGAACGAAGAGCACGGATGGACAGGCGAATGGGTTATCATGAAGAAGACGGGCTTGAGGAGGAAGCTGTGAGTGACTTCTTGTTCAACTCGATCTACATCGGCATTCCATCACATCAGGACCCTCGGGAACTATCGCAGAACATCAATCAAGAGTTGTACGGCATCAACCCTTCCGACACGGAATCGGTCGCAACGACAGCATTCACCACTACCACCAGCCGCATGGGTGGACCATCTAGACCAAAAGGGAAAAGGCTGAAGCTCACCAGGAGCAAGCACCACAAGATCACCTTTGAGCTCAGTGGAGTCAACGCAGTAGTGCGCCTGCTAGAGCCGGGTTCTGAAGAGACGCAAAGCCTGATAAGAGTGCACATCCGCGATCTCGATGTGTACGACCACGTCCCTACGTCTACATGGAAGAGGTTTGCAATGTACGATGAAGACCATGGCCCGCGCGAGATGGGAGTCCCAATGGTCGACCTCAAGGTCCGCATCGTCAGGCCTGTGCTCGACGTCACTGCCGAGGAAATAGTGATGTTTGTGAATGTTCTTCCGCTACGACTGCATGTCGACCAAGACGCTTTGGACTTCATCACGCGCTTTTTCGGGTTCAAGGATGACACAATCAAAACGACAAGCTCTCCTAGCGACGTGCCCTTCAtccagcgcgccgagatttacgacataCCGGTCAAGCTCGATTTTAAACCCAAGCGCGTCGACTACGCAGGTATTCGGTCCGGACGCACGACTGAGTTCATGAACTTCATCATTCTTGACAACGCCAGCATGGTGATGCGGCATGCGATCATTTATGGAGCACTGGGTTTTGAGCGGTTCGGTGAGATGCTCAACGACGTTTGGATGCCCGAGATCAAGCGTCACCAGCTGCCTGGTGTTCTTGCCGGTCTAGCACCGGTACGGTCGCTTGTTGATGTTGGCAGTGGTTTCCGCCACCTTTACGAGATTCCCATCCGCGAGTACAAACGAAATGGTCGGGTTGTCCGTTCGATTGGCAAAGGCGCGGCGGCATTTGCCCGCACTACTGGCACTGAGTTGATTAAACTAGGGGCCAAGGTGGCGATTGGAACACAAAACATGCTCCAGGGTGCCGAGGGCCTTCTCGTCGAAACCCCAGAGCACAATAGGTATGGAGTTGCGGGGCCATCCACGGTGCAAAGACCAGGTGAATGGGAGGAGATCGACGACTCGGAAGAGGATATCCGCCACCAAATCTCACTGTATGCAAACCAGCCCACGGGTGTCATCCAAGGGCTGCGTCATGGGTACAGAAGTCTTAGCCGCGACATTAGCATCGCGCGGCAGGCCATCATTGCGGTGCCAGGTGAAGTGAGGGAGAGCTCAAGTGCAACAGGTGCGGCCAAGGCCGTTCTCGAAAAGGCGCCGATTTTCATCTTCAGACCCGCAATAGGGGCTACGAAGGCTATCGGTCAAACGCTTCTGGGGGCGACAAACAGTCTAGATCCGCAAAACCTTCGGCGCATGGACAAT AAATACAAACCGGACCCTAAATCCTAG